A stretch of Labilibaculum sp. DW002 DNA encodes these proteins:
- a CDS encoding PAS domain-containing hybrid sensor histidine kinase/response regulator, producing the protein MHRLLKRQIRKYLSIEQEGQLSEFLNAVDEAYLGFDSDLGHLENILEKSSQELFKANQELKKAVVSKTEEIEKTHSKLESVVNNVNEVIFQTNSEGEWIYLNPMWEKITGFKIDSSIGRKTFDFIHPLDIEGCKNKVRELISGGIHRGFNELRLLTNEGSFVWCELTVRATSDVDGNINGLTGTFKDISERKRLELENKKNEEKYKLIFEKSSVAYLVIKKAQFIECNQACLDLFGVKKREDFLLRNVLDFSPEFQPDGLLSEVKAMEMIQKGKSNGFNKFDWIHKKEDGTEFPVEVALNSVNLMDGNVLFVVLNDLMERKAVEQELILAKEKAEDATSAKAQFLSTMSHEIRTPMNAVIGVTHLLSEDDPREDQIQNLNILKLSADNLMTLINDILDFSKIEAGRVDLEAVDFNFRSLVGNIASGFKVKSKEKGLDLIVDVDPKIPAHVIGDPMRISQVLNNLCSNAIKFTEKGSVKIKVVFLGVDKNIVNLQFQVSDTGIGIPMNKQDQIFNSFSQADSNTTRIYGGTGLGLTISKKLIEIMNGSISVESLPEKGTTFMVNLDLSISHKSMPKVGFTTESIKDIDKVKGLHVLVAEDNEMNILIIKQFLKKWEISYEIAMNGQIAFDKVKTGNFDMVLMDLQMPIMDGYHTTINIRKLKEERFVKLPILAITASAFSEIRKKVLEAGMNDFVTKPINPDELFAKIEKYVN; encoded by the coding sequence ATGCATCGATTATTAAAAAGACAAATTCGGAAGTATTTATCTATAGAACAGGAAGGGCAACTTTCTGAATTTTTAAATGCAGTGGATGAGGCATATCTCGGGTTTGATTCTGATTTAGGACATTTGGAGAATATTCTGGAAAAAAGTTCTCAAGAGCTTTTTAAAGCAAATCAAGAGTTGAAAAAGGCGGTGGTTTCTAAGACGGAAGAGATTGAAAAAACACATTCGAAACTAGAATCTGTTGTGAATAATGTTAACGAAGTGATATTTCAAACCAATTCGGAAGGTGAATGGATTTATTTAAATCCAATGTGGGAGAAAATTACTGGCTTTAAGATAGATAGCAGTATTGGTCGTAAAACATTTGATTTTATTCACCCTTTGGATATTGAAGGGTGTAAAAATAAAGTTCGAGAGTTAATCTCAGGTGGAATTCATCGTGGGTTTAATGAGCTTAGACTGTTAACCAATGAAGGAAGTTTTGTTTGGTGTGAGTTGACGGTAAGAGCAACATCTGATGTGGATGGAAATATTAATGGGCTTACAGGAACATTTAAAGATATTTCAGAGCGAAAGAGATTGGAACTTGAGAACAAGAAAAATGAAGAAAAGTATAAGTTAATATTTGAAAAGTCATCGGTTGCATACTTGGTAATTAAGAAAGCACAATTTATAGAATGTAATCAAGCTTGTTTGGATCTGTTCGGTGTAAAAAAACGTGAAGATTTTCTTTTAAGAAATGTATTGGATTTTTCTCCAGAGTTTCAGCCAGATGGCTTGCTTTCTGAAGTAAAAGCAATGGAAATGATTCAGAAGGGGAAATCTAATGGCTTTAATAAGTTTGATTGGATACATAAAAAAGAAGATGGAACGGAATTTCCAGTTGAGGTTGCCCTTAACTCTGTTAATTTAATGGATGGTAATGTATTATTTGTTGTTCTTAATGACCTAATGGAGCGCAAAGCGGTAGAACAAGAATTAATATTAGCGAAAGAGAAGGCCGAAGATGCAACGTCGGCTAAAGCTCAATTCTTATCGACAATGTCGCATGAAATTCGAACACCGATGAATGCGGTGATAGGTGTTACCCACCTACTTTCAGAAGATGACCCTCGAGAAGATCAAATTCAGAATCTAAACATTTTAAAGTTGTCAGCAGATAACCTAATGACTTTAATTAATGACATTCTTGATTTTAGTAAGATTGAAGCTGGACGAGTTGATTTAGAGGCTGTAGACTTTAATTTTAGAAGTTTAGTAGGAAATATTGCTTCTGGTTTTAAAGTTAAATCAAAAGAGAAAGGTTTAGATCTGATTGTTGATGTTGATCCTAAAATTCCTGCACATGTAATTGGTGATCCGATGCGAATTTCGCAGGTGTTGAATAATTTATGCTCGAATGCGATAAAATTTACGGAAAAAGGTTCTGTGAAAATTAAAGTGGTATTTTTAGGTGTAGATAAGAACATAGTGAACTTACAGTTTCAGGTAAGCGATACGGGAATTGGAATCCCAATGAATAAGCAAGATCAAATATTTAATTCTTTTTCTCAGGCTGATTCTAATACGACGAGAATATATGGCGGAACAGGATTGGGTTTAACGATCTCAAAAAAACTAATTGAGATAATGAATGGTTCTATTTCTGTAGAGAGTTTGCCTGAAAAGGGAACTACTTTTATGGTGAATTTAGATCTTTCGATTAGTCATAAATCTATGCCAAAAGTCGGTTTTACGACAGAGAGTATAAAAGATATTGATAAGGTAAAAGGTCTGCATGTATTGGTAGCTGAAGACAATGAAATGAATATTTTAATCATTAAGCAATTTTTGAAAAAGTGGGAGATAAGTTATGAAATTGCTATGAATGGTCAGATCGCATTTGATAAAGTTAAAACTGGTAATTTCGATATGGTTTTGATGGATTTACAAATGCCAATTATGGATGGATATCATACTACAATTAACATACGTAAGTTAAAAGAAGAGAGGTTTGTGAAGCTTCCAATACTTGCAATTACGGCTTCTGCATTTAGTGAAATCAG